A genome region from Scyliorhinus canicula chromosome 16, sScyCan1.1, whole genome shotgun sequence includes the following:
- the arl3b gene encoding ADP-ribosylation factor-like protein 3 isoform X1, protein MEGRAGVMAIEAGGPGRLGLLSILRKLKSAPDQEVRILLLGLDNAGKTTLLKQLASEDISHITPTQGFNIKSVQSQGFKLNVWDIGGQRKIRPYWRNYFENTDVLIYVIDSADRKRFEETGQELAELLDEEKLSAVPVLVFANKQDLLTAAPASEIAEGLNLHTIRDRVWQIQSCSALTGEGVQDGMNWVCKNIHAKKK, encoded by the exons ATGGAGGGGAGAGCTGGAGTCATGGCCATTGAGGCGGGCGGACCGGGACGACTG GGTTTGCTATCAATCTTGCGCAAATTGAAGAGTGCCCCTGATCAAGAGGTTAGAATTCTCCTTTTAGGTTTGGACAACGCAGGGAAAACAACATTACTCAAACAGCTGGCTTCAGAAGACATCAGTCACATCACACCTACACAG GGATTTAATATTAAAAGTGTGCAGTCTCAAGGTTTCAAGTTAAATGTTTGGGATATTGGAGGACAGAGGAAGATAAGGCCGTACTGGAGAAATTATTTTGAAAATACTGATGTGCTT aTCTACGTCATTGACAGTGCGGACCGAAAACGGTTTGAAGAAACGGGGCAG GAGCTTGCTGAGCTGCTGGACGAAGAAAAGCTGAGTGCTGTCCCTGTTCTCGTGTTTGCAAACAAGCAGGACTTGCTCACAGCTGCCCCAGCCTCTGAGATAGCTGAGGGATTGAATCTGCACACAATTCGTGACCGTGTCTGGCAAATCCAGTCTTGCTCTGCGCTCACAGGAGAGGGTGTACAG GATGGAATGAACTGGGTCTGCAAAAATATCCATGCAAAGAAGAAATGA
- the arl3b gene encoding ADP-ribosylation factor-like protein 3 isoform X2, with amino-acid sequence MGLLSILRKLKSAPDQEVRILLLGLDNAGKTTLLKQLASEDISHITPTQGFNIKSVQSQGFKLNVWDIGGQRKIRPYWRNYFENTDVLIYVIDSADRKRFEETGQELAELLDEEKLSAVPVLVFANKQDLLTAAPASEIAEGLNLHTIRDRVWQIQSCSALTGEGVQDGMNWVCKNIHAKKK; translated from the exons atg GGTTTGCTATCAATCTTGCGCAAATTGAAGAGTGCCCCTGATCAAGAGGTTAGAATTCTCCTTTTAGGTTTGGACAACGCAGGGAAAACAACATTACTCAAACAGCTGGCTTCAGAAGACATCAGTCACATCACACCTACACAG GGATTTAATATTAAAAGTGTGCAGTCTCAAGGTTTCAAGTTAAATGTTTGGGATATTGGAGGACAGAGGAAGATAAGGCCGTACTGGAGAAATTATTTTGAAAATACTGATGTGCTT aTCTACGTCATTGACAGTGCGGACCGAAAACGGTTTGAAGAAACGGGGCAG GAGCTTGCTGAGCTGCTGGACGAAGAAAAGCTGAGTGCTGTCCCTGTTCTCGTGTTTGCAAACAAGCAGGACTTGCTCACAGCTGCCCCAGCCTCTGAGATAGCTGAGGGATTGAATCTGCACACAATTCGTGACCGTGTCTGGCAAATCCAGTCTTGCTCTGCGCTCACAGGAGAGGGTGTACAG GATGGAATGAACTGGGTCTGCAAAAATATCCATGCAAAGAAGAAATGA